The sequence TGTATTTTTAAGCATTGCAGAAATAACTAAAACAGCATTCAAAACAATCCAAATTTTGACTAAAATTTTCATTAAGCCTGCCTTAGAATCAAAGTTGAAATTTGATTTAAAATAAAACATAATCACCAAAATTGCCATTACAATAGACATGATTACTGCACCTACTCTCTCATGTGTTTCTTCAGACAATTGATTAGGCGTTTTTACAGCTTCATAAAATTGCTCGTAGTTGAAAGTAATAATAAAAAAGACCAACAAAATATTTAAACAAAAAAATGAGATCACACCGCTCATTCTTTCAGAATTTAAATCTAAAAAAGAATATGTTGCTTTTTGAATTTTATCTTTAGCTTCAAATTCGTTTGCCAGAACATGGTTTTGTTTGTAAATCAATTTCTCCACAGAATAATTCCAATAATTGAAAGCTATAAAAAAACCTAAAATGGAAATACATAGCAATTGCCAAAGATCTATATCTAATTCATAATCTGTAAAAATGCTTGCAAAATGATCGCTTCCCGCAGAGTAAATTCCAAAGAAAATCGAAATAAAAATAAGCGGAATTAAAACAAATGCTAAAACTTTCTGCCAAAGACCTGAAGCATTCCGTTTCGGAAGCCATTTATCTAAATTGAAAACTCTACAGATAAAAGTAAAGCAATTGACTACAAAAACCGGGATCAGTAAAAGAATTTTCATCCTCTTGTTTTGTGAACGGTAAGAAAGAAGCAAAAGTGAACTTACCACCGCCAAAAATGAAGCAAAATCTCCGTACCACGCAAAAGCAATACCCGAAAAAATGCTGGTTACCAAAAGAATCATAAAGGTTCTCGTCCTATTTTTCTCAGGAGTTTTAAAAACAGTGAGTACAGAATATACAATCGCTAAAATCCCGAGGTTGAGACCGATATTTTCGTTGTAAAAAAGCGTTACAAAGATGGCGGTTGTAAGAAATATATAATGATGTGTTTTCATGAGGAATTTTTTTGAGGTTAAGGATAAAGTTGAGGCTTAGGTTAATATAAAACCGGAGTTTCTTTTTGGCGGATGAAGTCTTTGAGATTATCGAAATTTTGCCAAAGAAGTTCTTCAAAATCCCAATGATGAAAAGCTTTCATGTTTTGTCCTTTACGGAAAGCCTTTAAATAAATTTTAAGATACTCCGGGAAAACAATGGTTCCTAAAGCAAGAACTCCCAAAAGATAGGCACTACGTTTTCCGTTGCCGAAAAGCAAGTACTGCATCGCAATTTCATCCTGAACGTTGGTACTGCAATCGGTAATTAAATGATAGACGTCGTGGTTTTCCATTTTGGGAATCATTCTGAAACCGTGATTGTGGTAAAATTCACCTAACGTTCTACCCAATGAATCTTCATTGAAGCTCAACAGTTGTTTTTCGTTGAACTGCCACTGTCTT comes from Chryseobacterium sp. 3008163 and encodes:
- a CDS encoding Coq4 family protein is translated as MKKLRIRFIVFMYENSQRQYRKYFKKKKRQWQFNEKQLLSFNEDSLGRTLGEFYHNHGFRMIPKMENHDVYHLITDCSTNVQDEIAMQYLLFGNGKRSAYLLGVLALGTIVFPEYLKIYLKAFRKGQNMKAFHHWDFEELLWQNFDNLKDFIRQKETPVLY
- a CDS encoding DUF4173 domain-containing protein: MKTHHYIFLTTAIFVTLFYNENIGLNLGILAIVYSVLTVFKTPEKNRTRTFMILLVTSIFSGIAFAWYGDFASFLAVVSSLLLLSYRSQNKRMKILLLIPVFVVNCFTFICRVFNLDKWLPKRNASGLWQKVLAFVLIPLIFISIFFGIYSAGSDHFASIFTDYELDIDLWQLLCISILGFFIAFNYWNYSVEKLIYKQNHVLANEFEAKDKIQKATYSFLDLNSERMSGVISFFCLNILLVFFIITFNYEQFYEAVKTPNQLSEETHERVGAVIMSIVMAILVIMFYFKSNFNFDSKAGLMKILVKIWIVLNAVLVISAMLKNTEYIINYGFTYKRLGVYAFLILSLIGLVMTFVKIQMRKKNVFLFNAMIWYFYGTILACSYINWGGLITSQNMKRDDFAINYHLQSINFSEKYLLKYAEEKQNTPLKKEILEKVKTEKSETFLSKILYYETIRE